In Calypte anna isolate BGI_N300 chromosome 5, bCalAnn1_v1.p, whole genome shotgun sequence, the sequence ataaataactctCTGCCTAAAATATCTACAGCGAGCCTCTGGCTGgagcagaaaatgcagagaacCATGCCCAAACTTTGTCAggctttcctctttttcctgctgaccaggaagagaagctgcagcttcATCATGAGAATTTAAGTAGTCAGAATTTAAGAAGTCAGAGTTGAAAGTTCCCAAAAGGGGCTAAGAAACTAGGTTAGGTGTTAAGCTTGGgaaggacctctaagatcatcaagtccagctgtcaACCCAATATCACTAACCAACTAAACCTCCTCAAGCCCTACACCCACACAGTTTTTTTTACCAACACCAGGGAGggtgactccaccatctccctgggtaGCCTGTTCCAATGGCTGACCATTCCTGTAAAGgactttttcctaacatccagtctgAGCCTCCCCTGAATTTTCTGGCATAGAGAGGACACACAGACAATTCAGAGCCAGAGCATGTAGAGGTAGCAAATAATCTGGCCAAGAGTGGAGTGCAGCATGGTTCACTAACATCCCTGGTAACTGGAAATGTGCCCTTCcaattttctcctctcccccccagcCACAAAGGATGAGCAGTTCAGTTATTTTTCAGACAGAATTAAGGCTGATGTTTACCATTGTCACCCTGGTAACCCTCTTCTCATGACTACATTATGCAACATAATTATAAAGCTGCCTCAGCTCACGGGAGTTACTATTAAATgcactcagctttttttttaatcccaagGTCAAGGTTAATAATTAGGTGGCTCGTTTGGCTATAACAGAACCTTGTTACatagaaaagaaggaaacaattTAAAGGATGCATTAGATATTCCAAGTGAGGAAATTCCTGAGGAGTGTTAGGAAATCTGCTGAAGGTGGGCAAGTGAAGTAGGGTGGATGAGTGAACATGGAGTGGTCCAGCAGGCCAATCTATGGATGAAACTTGGGCAGACTCACAGTATGAAGCACATTAGATGAATTTCTGTAAGGAATATGCAAAAGTCAGTGTTGGGATTTGAAGCTGAGCTACAGCTTGTGAAATGAAGAGGTGAACGTGTCTCTACACTTTTGATTTGAGTTTGTGGAACAATGGGGAACTGagatgtttgtttttcttctgggaatttttttctgaggttcTCTGGTACTTGCACATGAAGCATAGTCCCTAGGTCATGCATTTTTGGGGTTGTTATGAATGTGCATTGGGGCAGGACAGCAGGAGGTCTCTCACATGGCCAGTCAATGGTACATCcagaaatatcagaaaaatgTGGTGATTCACCTGGCTGGAGTTCAGAGGCTGGaggatgaagacagaaaaagtgAAACACACAATGTCTTGCCCAAGACAGTTCTCTACTCAGTGACAGAGTGGAAAGCAAAACTCATCTCTCCTATCTGCTGCCCTCTCATTAGACCACTCTGCCTCCTTGGTGGCACCAGGATGGTCAATGTAAAGGAGGTGACTCCAGACTTCCTCATTAGATGTACCTCCTGCTAAATTCATTTGGGAAGATGATTGCTTTATTGCACGTTAAAGCCCCAGAaggaattaaaagcagaaataacaaCATTACCAGGGGACTAAGAGGACTGATGTATTCCTGGAATGATGAGAGACTTTCTGGGGCATTACCAGCTAGTGCCAAGGTTACGACATCTGCCTGCTGGCTCTCTCAGATGATAACATGAAATAGTGTGTTGGCTAGAGCCAGTGGTTATCTTGAAAAGCTCCTTTTGTTTGGGAAACAGCttggaaagcagcaaaatatgAAACTACATGACTTACAAGTCTGTATGCATCCCTGTGTGCTTACAAATCCATGCACATATGCACAGAGGTGTAATTATATACACACTGCAGAGACTTGCAtgtgcaaatatatatatatacaaaataagTATAAATCTATCtacatgtatgtgtgtatatatacatatatatataaacaggGAAGCCTCAACTAGTTTCTGCATGGTCTCTGACTCCCTCTGAACTCgtcccagagggaattgctTTCCCAGCCACTGCTTATTTTCTAAACCAGAAGAATTTGCAGGTCTGACTCAAGCCCCATTTAGGTTCCTTCTTGTGTCTTCTCTGACGCATCCAGGTTGGGATGAGATATTGGATACCAAATGAAAAACTATCCCCAGAGCTTTACTGAGGAGATTTCCAGTATTTTACATGGAAAATGTGAAATCACTTGAAAGGACTTGACTGTAGAGAAGTAACCTTATGAAAACCATGACAGGATAATTGGATCTGGCTTGTGTGCAAGGCAGCAAGGGCTTTATAGGAGCAAAGGAAATCaataaaagaagagagagatggggagggggaatcTTTCACATTTTTACTGTCAAGTATCCCTTAATCTGACTACCTATAACTTACTTTTCATCATCCATGGTGTCACCCCCAGTCAGAGATTTCTGCTGACTATAAACACAGAGTTGGGTTGggtgttgttttgggtttttttttttttttcatctttgttccTTGTTGAAGAAAAtaaggcaaaacaaaactttgaaCTGTTCAGACTTCTTTATGCAGCAGGCTTTTTATCTCACAGACCTCACAGACCCAGGGCAAACCTCACCCTGAGTGTGGTTTTTCTTGTTCTggttcattttcttccaaaatcaGAGGAAAGGTAAACCCCCAAAAAGAGAAGTACAGCCTTGGTCAGGAGTCTGTGTCCTCTGAATCATACTTAACCAAAACCCTCCAGAGTACATTAAAGTTGGTGCATGTGGTCATCACTAAGGGAAAACTCCTTGTCTTTGCTATCACCACTTCAATCTTCAGGAAAGTTAAAGAATATGCTAGCTAGGGGAATGATATGGAGTCTCCTATATGAAgaagaaaccaaacccaaacccaatgCTTGTGgagacagcacagagaaaaacagaaattactggctaaaaaacatttccagatcCCTGAAAAGGCaataaatagttttatttttcttttaattagtgGTAGTTTTCATGCTGCTGATATTACAATGTGGCAATCTAGGTAACTATTGATATGGCCTTGATTCTCCAGGGGCATCATCAAATGTCCTGGCTTAAAGTCCTCCTCAAGTATTCTGTGTTCTTTAACAGAGATCCAAATTATTCTCCTGTGTCAAATCTGTGctcaaaaaatccaaaccagcCCTAACTTTCCATGTCTTTAGAGTCTCATCCAAAGGTCTGGCATGCCAAAGCTTCCAGTCCAGTGtgtgatgggaaggaggaggattCTTCCATTTTGCAAATAGGTAAACTGAGGAATGCAGTtgagctgtggggttttttacagCAAATGGTGGGACAGTGGTAGAACACAGCCCAAATTACAGAAatccttatttctttttgccACTTTTCAGGTTAATCATTCACCATTAGTCATGGTCCTGGCTTTTCAATCCCACAGAAAGCGTTAACAGAAAATCTAGGCCACCGTTGCTGAGATTTAATTCTTCTCTCTATGAAGAGACTTCAATCTTCATAAACTGCATTTTAGGCAACCAGCATTACTGGCTATTAAGGGCAGCAAAGTTAATCTTACTGAACACAGACTTCCCTAAATGAGGGTGACCTGAAATACTTCAATAGTATCCATAAGCTCTAGGGGGAATAAAGCCAGgatatattaaagaaataaaggtaGGAGCAACCTGAGACCGAGTGGTTATGATGAGCCTCTGGCTTCCAAAACCAAGCTGAAAATACTCAGTGAGCCCAGgagaggatgttttttttttttggaaacaggCACATTGAGCTATTTCTTTAGGTGACAGCACTCATAAAAACGATGCAGTTTTACATCAAATGTTCTTACTAAGAAATACCTAAAAAAGTCCAAGCCAACTTATTTGTGGCCCATTATTCCAAGCACTGAATGCAAAACACAGTTAATAACAGCAGATTTGACCTCAGCCATGCTGCAAGAATTAGTCTATAGCATGATCTTTATTAATAAAAGTTAATTGAAACCAAAACTCATCCCTCGGGATTTTCAATCagcaaacacaagaaaaaaaaaaaaaaaagcactaaaaaagTGCTGGAAAATACAGCTTCAGAGAGAAAGGGacaatggaaagaaaagccCTCACTAAAAATAGTGCTGGTCTTTTTGTCCCTGTGCAGGAAATGTCGGCACCAACTATTCTAGTGCTGAATAAAGCTTTGTCTTTAGGAACATTATTCAGCAGGAGGCAAAAGTAAATCAACAGCCAGTTCTGCTGAGGGAAGTAAACATTTGCAGATGGGAAAATTAAGGCAAAGAGGTATTAAGGGAATTgctgaaggtgaaaaaaagaagttgctCTTGATTACTGGTCATCTGTCCTGGTGGGACACAAGAGTTCTCAGCTGGAAGTATCATATTTCACTGTCCTGAGCAAGAGTTTATTATAGGTAAAActaattaagaaaaatggaaTTGTCCCAGAAAAGTCTATTTCTATGATCCTCAAAGGTGCAAGAAGATCCAGCTCATGATTAGCATTATGAGGACCTTCTTGCTGGGTTTTTCATTGCAAATCCAGCACAGGAACATGAAGAAAAGGCACTTCCAGAATGCCACTGGGGCAAACCCTCCCTAGCAGTTTGATTTACACCCATGAGCCCAGGACAGCAGCTTCTTGGCAGCTTCTGTTCATCTTCTGCCACAGTAGCACCTGCAAAGGCAGGGTTTGGGTTAGTTTGAAGCCCATCCTGATGGGTGGTTTTACCTGGTgtctttgctttgtgtttttttcaagataCCCTGACAACATTAATACTTATGTCACATTTTCTGATCACTCTTGGTCTGAGCAACCAAGTTGGAGCCCTGTCCTGTTAAGCACAATGGAGCAACACATTTATTATGCTATTACTGGCAAATTGactgctttttttcacttttcttagCTCATGACTTTGCCCGTCATCTCACCTGCATCggtcaaagagaaaacaagaaataatcTTGCAGTTTTAATTACAATTGTTTTAGATGAGGAGACAGGTGGTGTGATCATGGGGTGATCCCAGCAGTATCACACATACTGTGCTTAAAGATCTGCCTTATACTAGGAACGTTTGTTCTGGATCTGACTGAAAAAAGATGACaataaaatgcacaaaattTGTCCCCTTTAGCTTCTGTATCACATGCTCTTCCACTAGTTTCCTGCAGGTTAAGTCTTTATGCATATGTTTGATCCACCTTTAAgtataacttttatttttttaagctaacaATGAACTTCctagaagatttttttgtttgtgtggggCAGGAAGAAGGGGGAGTATGGGCTGTATTGCAATAGTTTAATTATTCAGAGTTCTGGAGAGGtttatgttttacttttctgGTTACAGTGTAAATacataagaaattaaatagaCTTCATATAATTCAGTCCTGTCTACATAACATAAGAGTCTTGAACAAAAGTAAGAGTGAATGTCACACTGTAACAGCTTGAAATACAttggaaataatgtttttaaagaataagAAAGATGTGTTATAATGACCAATGATGGCTCTAAAGTATTGTGGGAGCTGGGTTCAAAGCCCCTTGAAATGAATAACAGTCCTTGTGCTGACATTACTGATCTTTGAATCGGGCTCATTAATGTCTTGCAGATATTATATCCCTAGCTGccaaaaagctgggaaaaaaaaccagaatgtaGTCATAAAAATAGACATCAAATACATTTCTCTTCTGAGAATTAATATAGGAGTCAAGTATTTCTACTATTCACTAGTGCTTTATTACAGatattttcttactcttttgAAAGGAATTAAGAGGGCCAGGAGTTCATCTCATCCAGAACTCTGcctccagcagtgcccagtATCTGATGCCACAGGGACTGGGAAATGCTCGGATTGCTGTAATAGTCTTCACCCTGGCACTGTAAATCCATCCTTTCCGGGATGTGCTGTGctgatggagaggaggaagggtggGAGGGGAAATAAGAGATATTTGAGCACGACGTTCCCATCTTTAGCTTCTCTGTGATTAATTACCAGTCGATACTTTGTACTCTCCGGCTTTTATAGCTCATTAACATCAAACAGTGACGAGATATAAATTTATTATATTGCTTGCCAAGAACTAGGGGTTGTCTAGGAGACCCCAGTAAATGTTCAGTAGGGGATGTACATGAAACACAGTTTAGTTGACCAGTTTGAATCCTGGTTAGAAAAATAGTAACACTtagcttcttttcctttttccaaagtACTGTACAAAAATAGACGTCTGTGTGGGCATGTGCAGAGATGTGtatggaagaggagagagactGGTAACGATTGCTTTGGTCCTATGTGGAGCTGAGTAGAACCAGGCACTTGGCTTTTTCCAGCCCTTTGGATCATTTTCAGGTTGCCTACCTACCTGAACACCCCTGTCCCCCCAGAAAGTGTTCTTAAATGCCCTTGTAAGAGGAAAATGCAGCgtcagctcccagccctggctccgggcagccccagctctgtctCTTTAAGAAACCCAACGAGTCGTGATGCTGCTGTTTGTATTGCTAAATCCCCAGGAGTCCAGTTAAGAAACGGGCAGCTGTCTCTTTAAGTGTGATTTCCTTCTATTGTATTTGAATCGTGatcaggaaaaaggaaatgaaaccaGAGACCCGGGGCTGAGCCACGGACTAATCATAATAATAATGCTCCTGCTTTCCCCATCTGCAGCACATCCACCGGGCTCCAGAGCATGTTCAGAGCTGCCCAGGCAGAGAGCCTgagcccagcccagggagctccGGGCTGAGGTAGCGGTGGCAGCCGAACCAGCCGCTTCCCAGCCGGAGCCGCCGCCGGAGCCGCCGCCGGAGCCGCGGCCGCGGGAGGTGCTCCGCCGgccggggaggaggaggagcgcGGCGGGGATGGGAGGTGAGAGTCGGCGGGGAGCCCCGCAGCCCCGGTGGTGGtggagcagcagaagcagccccagcccatatttctctttctctctctctctctttggtATTGCAGGAGGAAATCCTGTGAATGTCATTGGGGGGCGGAGGGGAAACTCAGCTGGTGAGAAGGCTTCGAGAGCAGACAGCCTGTGCGGGGGCAGCGGGGGCAGATCCCACCACAGGCACGCTACAAAGGAACAATCCCTGCCAATGTCATCGGCCATCGAGAGGAAAAGCCTCGATCCTTCCGAGTAAGtggcctttttttcttcccgGCTCCCACCCCATCAAACCACCCCTCTCTCTCCGTGAGCCTTTCGGTGCCCGCTCACATCCTCGCCACCGGAGCCACTTCACCGGCATTGTGTGCCCGGCAGACCCTTTCTGGCGGAGCGGACTTCGGCATCGGCCCCTGCCGCTTCTTCATCACCACCACCCGCCCCCAGTCCCCGCTTGGTCGTGCTGGCGGAGCCGTACCGGGGGTAGCGGGCACCACGCACCGGGGGCACCGAGCACCGGGAGGCAGCGGGCACCGGGAGGCACCGAGAACCGGGAGGCAGCGGGCACCGGGAGGCAGCGGGCACAGAAAGCAACTGGCTCGGGGGGCACCTGGGACGGAGTACCGGGGGAAGCGGGCACAGGAGGCAGCGGCACCGAGCACCGGGGAGCACCGAGCACCGGTGCCCGGGCTGCCTCAGCCCCCGCCACCTCCCCTGTTGCGGATGGCGGCCCCGGCCCCCGGGGGGGATGTTGGCAGCGGGGTGTGGGGAGGTTGTTGGTTGATGAGAGCCCCCCAAGTTGTGGGAAAGACCAGCCGGAAACAGGCTCCgggggcagagaggaggcaAAGCACCGCAAACACCCCCCAGAGCCCCGGGCAGGGCGTTTTCCACACGCTCATCCCAGACGGAGGTGCTGGGAAGGGCTCGGGAGAAGGAGAGCATCCCGCCTCCCAACGCTGAAGGTGATTGTCATGTAAAGGGACCCTCTCTGCCCCATCCTTGCTCTGCCCGATTCGCTTTAGTCGATTGTAGTGGAAGGTCAGAACTGTTATCTGCGGGTGCCCAACTTCCACATTTTCAGAATGAAACTTTCAAGGGCTTGTAAAAACTGTTTTGGTGGGGGCAGGGTGTTCTTCAAAAGGGCACGGAGAAAGGCTTGGTTGATGGAGTATGGGAGATGAGAATTTCCCTCCCTGGGCTTCCCACTCGGGGAAGGGACCAGGTTCCCCTGTCCTGCTCCCGGCTCTTGGGCTGTGCTCCACAGCTCTCAGCAGAGGCACTGTAACTGCATCAGAACAGAGTCATTTCAGCCCTGCACATGCTAAGAACTGCAGTTCTCCTTGTCTGGGATCATgataagagagaaaagaaaaaaataataattctaaaatctcctttttcaGATAACACTTAAAACATCACTCTTAATAAACTTGAGTCATTCATGACTTATTTCCTGTGAGATACGGAAAATGCCATCGCTTGAAGCCCTGAGTGAACACATGGGAACTGTTTCTTTAGGGGATTAAATCAATTAATTCCATGTCACACCTGATGTTTTATATGTTACATCTTCTCttattttatcccttttttaaaagaaatgataATCCAATCTCCTAGGTTTGTGACGTCCAGGTTTCAACAACCAAGTTTCattaatctttatttatttctctacCTTGCGTTCTAGGGACTTGAGTGCTGGCTTAGAGATCAAAAAACTAATGCATAAAGCAGCAGTTCTCTCAGTGTAAACATCCTCCAGGCTGTTCCGGAGTTTAGGGCTTTGAGAGACCTGGCTTGGGATTCCTTGAACACCCATCAGATGGAATATTTTGGGGTGCACCTGAAGTTTCCAATAAGGGATTAGAAAGGATAATAATGTCTCTTTCCATCTAGTGGAAGGCTCTCAGAACTTGTCAGAGTGGAGTCCATGATCAAAAAGAATAAACTTTGAGAAGTGAGGGCCTAATCACATCCTGagttctgtgattttaattaaaactcagAGGATGGAGAGCTCGTAGGAGAGGAGCATGAACACAACTTTCAGGGCACAGCAGTTTAAACTTCGAAGAGTGAAAACCAGAGGAGAATTTAATCAAATAATACCTCAGGGCTCATCTTGCCTAAATGAAAACTGCAGGATCAGTTTCTCAGCACAGAAGTTCTTGACCAGTGGTCATTTCTGTCCActgaagaaagtaatttttgccCAGAAAACTGCTGACCTAGTAAATAAACgatattaatataatttttttcctcttgcctgCTGGAAACTAAGAACAGCCTGATCCTTCTCTATCAGTGCAGGTCTCCTCTGTCCCCACCAGCCTAAGGGAGGACAGAACAGGAATGGTGGTAGAATGAGAACctaataacatgaaaaaatttgGGGTCCCACTCTACCAGGTATTGAGCACCTTGCATTATCATCTAGCAAAGCATAAATGTGCCAAGATACAAGAGTTTCTTGTCACTAGCCACAGGTTTAAAATTAAGACAGTGCTTAAAGGATTGATTCAGTGGTCTTTTTATGAACTTCCCTGGGTCTTGAATCCCCATCTTAGGGGATTCATGCCCttagctggaggaaaaaaaagaagttctgcAGTTAAATgaggtaaaattttaaaaacccaagcCTTAAACCAGCTGGGCAACATCCTCATCTattgtttttattcatttcatGATGTTCAGAGAAAAGACACCCCCAGACTTAGTCTTCAGATTTACATTTCCCAATGGAAAGTTGGCTGCATGGAAAATCCCTCAAAAGCCTTTTCTAGTCCTTTAGCCCCTGGTGAGACAGAAATTCCCTTTGCTTCCCCAAGGCACTGGAGTTAACACCTGCAAGCTCACATTTACAATATGAGCTCATATATTTTGGTGTTCCTGCACAGAAGATTAATGGTACTGCTGGAGTTCTTCAGTAAGTTATAGGTAAATTCAGAAGTTGTCTGTGTTAATAGGTCACTTGGGAGTTGTTTAAAGGTAAATCTAAAAATcttgttgggaaaaaaaaatcgtttttaaatggaaatgaaagtaTTGCTGTGTGTTTTGGACAAAAGAGAATAATTTGTGGTTGTGAAGAATACAGTAAAACTCATAGCACTTTGAGGTTATTGGCATCTGTCAGTCTGCATAAACATAACCAACATTTCTATGAAATGGTGAATCCCAGCAGCTTTTTGATTGTACTTTTGAAAAAGTGAATTCTTGAAATCTAAGAATCATGTTATGGGAAAGGTGTTTCTTTCATAAGAACTGTATGGATTGAGACATGTGCCTGAgcagtttattttctgtccaGTTGAAGAAAAATTATGCATCTACACAGATCCCAACATCCTAGTAAAGTCATAGATGCCTTTACAGTAATGAATACACATGGTTGATATAGAGATTGTCATGTTTATACattgttctttgaaaaaaaattaaaaattagtgtGTAAGTCTTGCGATTTTTATCTCAAGATTTAAAATCTTTAACTCCTTAAGTtcaaatctgttctttttttttaaagcaaaagaagTGTGAAGTCCTGCTCCCTCTAATGTTAGAAGGATCAAGTTTTTTCAAAAAACCCCACGAGAATGTAATCCCTCTTCTAACTTGACCaatcttgtgttttctttttccttctccttcttctcctttggATGCTTTCAGAGTCCATGTCCTCTTCTCCAATGATTCTTTCATTCCCTCAGGGAGCCAGTGGATGAAGTCCTCCAgatccccccctccctgctgaCATGTGGGGGTTGCCAGCAGAACATCGGGGACCGCTATTTCCTGAAGGCCATCGATCAGTACTGGCACGAGGACTGCCTCAGCTGTGACCTCTgtggctgcaggctgggagaAGTGGGGAGAAGGTTGTATTACAAACTGGGCagaaagctctgcagaaggGACTATCTCAGGTATGCCACCCACTCCTTCtaccctccctccctttcttgCCACCAGCTCAGCTTTGCTCAGTCGCCCAGCTGGTACCGCTACTGAGCAAAGGTCCATAAATTCCTTTTGGATTACTCCTCAACATAAAgcctggcagcaggcagagttGTAATGCAGCACTG encodes:
- the LMO2 gene encoding rhombotin-2 encodes the protein MGGGNPVNVIGGRRGNSAGEKASRADSLCGGSGGRSHHRHATKEQSLPMSSAIERKSLDPSEEPVDEVLQIPPSLLTCGGCQQNIGDRYFLKAIDQYWHEDCLSCDLCGCRLGEVGRRLYYKLGRKLCRRDYLRLFGQDGLCASCDKRIRAYEMTMRVKDKVYHLECFKCAACQKHFCVGDRYLLINSDIVCEQDIYEWTKINGMI